A stretch of Triticum aestivum cultivar Chinese Spring chromosome 1D, IWGSC CS RefSeq v2.1, whole genome shotgun sequence DNA encodes these proteins:
- the LOC123182710 gene encoding respiratory burst oxidase homolog protein A, with product MRGVAGGGGAPGRPRWGGGSGATTPRSLSTGSSPRGSDRSSDDGEELVEVTLDLQEDDTIVLRSVEPAAAANANAAASAAASSSGASPSVMGWSAEPTPPPGAGPSRSRSPAIRRTSSHRLLQFSQELKAGVSRAKQISQDLTKRFTRTQSRAALAEPPQPPPAAHPPSGIESALAARAERRQRAQLDRTKSTAQRAIKGLRFISGNTKASNNAWIEVQRNFDRLALDGRLSRADFPQCIGMMESKEFAMELFDTLCRRRQMQSDHINREELREIWSQITDNSFDSRLQIFFDMVDKDADGHITEAEVKEIIMLSASANKLARLKEQAEEYAALIMEELDPEGLGYIELWQLETLLLQKDTYVNYSQALSYTSQALSQNLAGLRHKSPIRKMSSKLSYYLEDNWKRLWVLALWIGIMAGLFIWKFIQYRNRYVFSVMGYCVTIAKGAAETLKLNMALILLPVCRNTITWLRNTRAARALPFDDNINFHKTIAAAIVVGVILHAGNHLACDFPRLIDSSDETYAPLRQYFGETKPTYLALVRGVEGVTGVIMVVCMLIAFTLATRWFRRSLVKLPKPFDKLTGFNAFWYSHHLFIIVYISLVIHGERLYLILDWYKRTTWMYLAVPVGLYVGERTLRFFRSGSYSVRILKVAIYPGNVLTLQMSKPPTFRYKSGQYMFVQCPAVSPFEWHPFSITSAPGDDFLSIHVRQLGDWTRELKRVFSAACEPPMNGKSGLLRADENTKKTFPKLLIDGPYGSPAQDYSKYDVLLLVGLGIGATPFISILKDLINNIIKMEEEDEASTDLYPPIGPSKASVDLDTLMRITSKPKRVFKTTNAYFYWVTREQGSFDWFKGIMNEIAELDQRNIIEMHNYLTSVYEEGDARSALITMLQALNHAKNGVDVVSGTRVRTHFARPNFKRVLSKVASKHPYAKIGVFYCGAPVLAQELSNLCHEFNGKCTTKFEFHKEHF from the exons ATGCGgggggtcgccggcggtggcggggccccGGGCCGGCCGCGgtggggcggcggctcgggcgccacGACGCCGCGCTCGCTCAGCACCGGCTCCTCGCCGCGCGGCTCCGACCGCAGCTCcgacgacggcgaggagctcgTCGAGGTCACGCTCGACCTGCAGGAGGACGACACCATTGTGCTGCGCAGCGTcgagccggccgccgccgcaaaCGCCAACGCGGCCGCTTCTGCCGCCGCCTCGTCGTCGGGGGCGTCGCCGTCGGTGATGGGATGGAGCGCGGAGCCAACGCCACCGCCCGGGGCGGGCCCGTCGCGGTCGCGGTCGCCGGCGATCCGGCGGACCTCGTCGCACCGGCTGCTGCAGTTCTCGCAGGAGCTCAAGGCCGGGGTGTCCCGCGCCAAGCAAATCTCGCAGGACCTCACCAAGCGCTTCACGCGCACCCAgagccgcgccgccctcgccgagcCCCCTCAGCCCCCGCCGGCCGCGCACCCGCCGTCGGGCATCGagtccgccctcgccgcccgcgccgagcgccgccaGCGCGCGCAGCTCGACCGCACCAAGTCCACCGCGCAGCGCGCCATCAAGGGTCTGCGCTTCATCAGCGGCAACACCAAGGCCAGCAACAACGCCTGGATCGAGGTCCAGCGCAACTTCGACCGCCTCGCCCTCGACGGCCGCCTCTCCCGCGCCGACTTCCCGCAATGCATAG GGATGATGGAGTCCAAGGAGTTCGCCATGGAGCTCTTCGACACGCTGTGCCGGCGGCGGCAGATGCAGTCGGACCACATCAACAGGGAGGAGCTGCGCGAGATCTGGTCGCAGATCACCGACAACAGCTTTGACTCGCGCCTCCAGATCTTCTTCGACAT GGTGGACAAGGACGCCGACGGCCACATCACGGAGGCGGAGGTGAAAGAG ATCATCATGCTAAGTGCGTCCGCGAATAAGCTGGCGAGGCTTAAGGAGCAAGCAGAGGAATACGCCGCGTTGATCATGGAGGAGCTAGACCCCGAAGGCCTCGGCTACATTGAG CTTTGGCAGTTGGAGACGTTGCTACTGCAGAAGGATACATACGTGAACTATAGCCAGGCCTTGAGCTACACAAGCCAGGCACTGAGCCAGAACCTTGCTGGCCTAAGGCACAAGAGCCCGATCCGAAAAATGAGCAGCAAATTAAGCTATTATCTGGAGGACAATTGGAAACGCCTCTGGGTACTTGCACTGTGGATTGGGATAATGGCTGGATTGTTCATTTGGAAATTTATCCAGTACCGCAATCGGTACGTATTTAGTGTGATGGGCTACTGTGTAACAATTGCAAAGGGGGCTGCTGAGACCCTTAAGCTGAACATGGCACTCATCCTCCTACCTGTATGCCGCAACACCATTACTTGGCTGCGTAATACAAGAGCTGCACGGGCATTACCGTTCGATGACAACATCAACTTCCATAAG ACTATTGCGGCGGCAATTGTGGTTGGTGTTATCCTTCATGCAGGAAACCATCTTGCATGTGATTTTCCACGGCTTATAGATTCCTCAGATGAGACGTATGCTCCACTGCGCCAGTACTTCGGGGAGACCAAGCCAACATATTTGGCTTTAGTCAGAGGAGTGGAGGGTGTAACCGGAGTTATTATGGTTGTCTGCATGCTCATTGCTTTTACTCTAGCAACCAGGTGGTTCCGTCGTAGCCTGGTGAAGCTTCCCAAGCCATTTGACAAGCTAACTGGCTTCAATGCCTTCTGGTACTCCCATCATCTGTTCATCATTGTATACATATCACTTGTTATTCATGGAGAGCGTCTATACCTTATCCTGGATTGGTACAAAAGAACG ACATGGATGTATCTTGCAGTCCCTGTTGGGTTATATGTAGGGGAGAGGACTCTGAGGTTCTTCAGGTCTGGCAGTTACTCTGTCCGGATATTGAAG GTGGCCATATATCCTGGTAATGTTTTGACATTGCAAATGTCTAAGCCACCGACATTCCGTTACAAGAGCGGGCAGTATATGTTTGTTCAATGTCCAGCTGTTTCACCATTTGAATG GCATCCCTTCTCGATAACTTCAGCACCCGGGGATGATTTTCTCAGTATCCATGTCCGACAACTTGGTGACTGGACGCGAGAGCTCAAGCGTGTATTCTCCGCAGCTTGTGAGCCACCTATGAATGGGAAAAGTGGCCTCCTTAGAGCAGATGAGAACACCAAAAAAAC TTTCCCAAAACTTTTGATTGATGGACCGTATGGTTCTCCTGCACAAGACTATAGCAAGTATGATGTTTTACTACTTGTTGGGTTAGGAATTGGTGCAACTCCTTTCATCAGCATATTGAAAGATCTGATTAACAACATCATCAAAATGGAGGAAGAGGAT GAAGCCTCAACTGATCTTTACCCACCAATCGGACCCAGTAAGGCATCTGTTGACCTTGACACCCTTATGAGGATTACGTCAAAACCAAAGAGGGTTTTTAAGACAACAAATGCTTACTTTTATTGGGTGACACGCGAGCAAGGCTCTTTTGATTGGTTTAAAGGAATCATGAATGAGATTGCTGAACTAGATCAAAGG AATATCATTGAGATGCACAACTATCTCACAAGTGTTTATGAGGAAGGAGATGCCCGGTCAGCACTCATCACAATGCTGCAAGCTCTCAACCATGCCAAGAACGGCGTCGATGTAGTGTCTGGAACTCGA GTGCGGACACATTTTGCAAGACCAAATTTTAAGAGGGTGCTGTCTAAGGTAGCCTCCAAGCATCCTTATGCCAAGATAG GAGTGTTCTATTGCGGAGCTCCGGTTCTGGCGCAGGAACTAAGCAACCTTTGCCATGAGTTCAATGGCAAATGCACGACAAAATTTGAATTCCACAAGGAGCATTTCTGA
- the LOC123182712 gene encoding anthocyanidin 5,3-O-glucosyltransferase → MVLGETVLPRLPHMESSTRQRPAMGDTVVLNPGLGVGHLVPMVELAKLFLRGGLAVTVIVNVPPGKATDTSAAVARAAAANPSVRFHVLPTPPDADADAVAPDAAEAPNPFVLLRRMNAPLRDYLRSVLPSVRALVLDMLCFCADAVDVAAELGVPVYVFYTGSASSLAVNLYLPRMQAQIGDASLGEIGDAPLSFPGNRPFKPTDLPGLALDRHNEVYKSFLHAFERIPESRGIVINTFEWLEDRALRALRDGACVPGRATPPVYCAGPMISAGGGGGEEKKHECLAWLDAQPEKSVVFLCFGSMGTFPKTQLEEIAAGLERSGQRFLWVVQSPRSADGGPDLLADALGEPDLAALLPEGFLERTGGRGLVVKSWAPQADVLHHRATGAFVTHCGWNSTLEAIVAGQPLICWPLYAEQRQNKVFVVEEMGAGVEMAGYDGEVVAAAEVEAKVRWVIESRGGGALRERAMAAKEKALEALDEGGASRTAFAEFLRDL, encoded by the coding sequence ATGGTATTAGGAGAAACGGTTCTTCCGAGGCTCCCGCACATGGAATCTAGTACGCGGCAGCGTCCGGCCATGGGGGACACGGTGGTTCTCAACCCCGGGCTCGGCGTGGGCCACCTGGTGCCCATGGTGGAGCTGGCCAAGCTCTTCCTGCGCGGCGGCCTCGCCGTCACCGTCATCGTCAACGTCCCGCCGGGCAAGGCCACGGACACCTCGGCCGCCGTCGCGCGCGCCGCGGCGGCCAACCCGTCCGTCCGCTTCCACGTGCTGCCCACGCCGccggacgccgacgccgacgcggtGGCCCCGGACGCCGCCGAGGCGCCCAACCCCTTCGTCCTCCTGCGCCGCATGAACGCGCCGCTCCGCGACTACCTCCGCTCGGTGCTGCCCTCCGTGCGCGCCCTCGTCCTCGACATGCTCTGCTTCTGCGCGGACGCCGTAGACGTCGCCGCCGAGCTCGGCGTGCCGGTCTACGTCTTCTACACCGGCAGCGCCAGCAGCCTCGCCGTCAACCTCTACCTCCCGCGCATGCAGGCCCAGATCGGCGACGCCAGCCTCGGCGAGATCGGCGACGCGCCGCTCTCCTTCCCCGGGAACCGCCCCTTCAAGCCCACCGACCTCCCCGGGCTCGCGCTCGACCGCCACAACGAGGTGTACAAGAGCTTCCTGCACGCGTTCGAGCGGATTCCGGAGTCCCGGGGCATCGTCATCAACACGTTCGAGTGGCTGGAGGACAGGGCGCTGCGCGCGCTCAGGGACGGCGCGTGCGTCCCCGGCCGCGCCACGCCGCCGGTGTACTGCGCCGGGCCCATGATCTcagccggcggcggtggcggtgaagAGAAGAAGCACGAGTGCCTGGCGTGGCTGGACGCGCAGCCGGAGAAGAGCGTCGTGTTCCTCTGCTTCGGGAGCATGGGCACCTTCCCCAAGACGCagctggaggagatcgccgccgggCTGGAGCGGTCCGGGCAGAGGTTCCTGTGGGTGGTGCAGAGCCCGCGCAGCGCGGACGGCGGGCCGGACCTGCTCGCGGACGCTCTCGGCGAGCCGGACCTCGCCGCGCTGCTGCCGGAGGGGTTCCTGGAGCGGACCGGCGGCCGCGGCCTGGTCGTCAAGTCGTGGGCGCCGCAGGCGGACGTGCTGCACCACCGCGCGACGGGCGCCTTCGTGacgcactgcgggtggaactcgACGCTGGAGGCGATCGTGGCGGGCCAGCCGCTCATCTGCTGGCCGCTGTACGCGGAGCAGAGGCAGAACAAGGTGTTCGTGGTGGAGGAGATGGGCGCCGGCGTGGAGATGGCCGGGTACGacggggaggtggtggcggcggcggaggtggaggccaAGGTGCGGTGGGTGATTGAGTCCAGGGGCGGGGGGGCGCTGCGGGAGCGAGCCATGGCTGCCAAGGAGAAGGCACTCGAGGCGCTGGACGAAGGCGGAGCATCCCGGACGGCGTTTGCTGAGTTTCTTAGAGATCTTTAG